The following are from one region of the Pseudomonadota bacterium genome:
- a CDS encoding FG-GAP-like repeat-containing protein: MPLTCLARLRYALLAWALIPVLVHAEELVGSVGGTFSVDHSGVAHYAIPIFSVPGAGGVRPSIGLAYASGATRGWAGEGWGLTGFSSIERCPKTLAQDEEIAAVDYTQGDRFCLGGARLVLVSGVYGAANSTYRTEVDQFLRITARADGAQVPAYFEVERRDGSRVTYGGEATTRIEVQGTGAVGPVRSWLIDTVEDAFGNRIQYRYTEDNASGEVYPRRVDWGDEVIPNGDASELRYRLHFVWGDRPTSDRWVAYRGGAKSTISKRLRSIRSQWHNGASYQFTRIYKLAYEAITAEDSGRSRLASVQVCNDFGADCMPVTRFQWQRGAEGWPSVGASSQGLANQVGTTRVGDINNDGRQDILIAGDGPSPTWSVMISYGSALIENSTSISAVNAADSYLIDYNGDAAMDLMVPEGTWKVYLADGNLGLTPVPIDTGIAAEGLALGVRVADFNGDGLDDLLYGLDDGLYLRYRDPDATFTAAEFISGQFLVDDTASYYTHLRDARLIDFDGDGRNDLILRTSVLPVPDVPTWTTPGGCHDFTVDLHWSPARGVAWDVEVRELGGDWSTLLQDHPDFSYTHNAGLGTFDYQVRAKNEIGVAGGWSVPPLSIFTEADGCGGDGPPVAPGPKTPVSGDWTVLRYVGEPNGSAFEPMLTLSDIDNPLPIDLNGDGLTDLAYGRAGEWHTRLSTGTSLTAEINADFSSALSANAYVADADRDGREDIVYYARGNNMINFVSLRSDGESLATQHDEFSVEDILNYDDPGRIRIFDGNGDGYRDIAYYDSTSSQWTVHTHTSDPADLLVRITDGFSKPGGGDGNEVLITYEPLPDVPGYFSDDASFPSERNYCGPMRLVTTVTRNDGIGGDYTQTYSYSGGKLSTVGRGFLGFDFHQVRDTRDVPDVWAVYRQDFPYIGLPVEQGLSQKLGSKRIERVLTTYASVPLEHPGGTSYMVWRRKQETERYEVGGPRNGFQVTDTVVEIQEADINTDPNGFGEIRRSTMTVDPVFAGDEHTTVIETAFQSQSDDPCLLPDRIAITRSSVGVSDTRVSQAMEVNWETCQVVEFHENVDNGPEVRKTRFERDAFGNVVRQEVWGGDGGEQSNGPRRVTAIEYDDHGQFPRKIIDDPSGVSLVREMEWDYALGVLSRLRNYAGLWTELRYDSFGRQIHAIAPDGSYVSTVYDWCGAANGNPYACRESGVALTRQTRFSPNFPTGTPEVDVQMVSDTFGRVVGEYSNQGGEQTKYPGVVFRYDARGDLVQRSARTALNNTPSHWFDAEYDLIRRVVRSTRPVDQYGRRAESTVQYEEDEVLVTDGIGAQRRMTLDALGRIRSVTDPDPRTGLLSTAGTTYYTYTPFSELESITDPLGNTTRFSYDGLGHNRTLDDPNSGSWVFDYNVFGQVTRQVSPNNHSASFTYDDAGRLTYREHPDFWTRWQYDTAAGAGGGQIHTISYEPTPGLVETETYAYDPLGRQVSLTSAAMGTGTSFTYDEYSRLRSITYPSADGETPYSVTYAYDPRGRVERVDDSLGVRVFEIGDRWPFDFSGKLGSFSLGNGVTTTFDFDDVSGVQVVSKSTDRNGVLVQRERANVWDNNLNLVERKDTQYDGRRNVFDVAEYDYLDRLVSVATRRGGNALDTVEIDYDAIGNIQRKSDVGTYEYESGSPSRLSAVVSGPRTLSFDYDDNGNVVVKDEGANSPVRTGTSWTSFDQPSQITRDADVTTFGYNADLEPLQ; the protein is encoded by the coding sequence ATGCCCCTCACTTGCCTCGCTCGTCTCAGGTACGCACTGCTCGCCTGGGCCCTGATCCCCGTCCTCGTTCACGCGGAAGAACTCGTCGGCTCCGTCGGCGGAACGTTCAGCGTCGATCACAGCGGTGTGGCGCACTACGCCATTCCCATCTTCTCCGTTCCTGGCGCCGGTGGCGTTCGTCCGTCTATCGGACTCGCCTACGCGAGCGGTGCGACACGAGGGTGGGCCGGCGAGGGTTGGGGGCTCACGGGATTCTCATCCATCGAGAGGTGCCCGAAGACGCTCGCGCAGGATGAGGAGATCGCCGCGGTGGACTACACCCAGGGCGATCGCTTCTGTCTGGGCGGTGCGCGGCTGGTGCTGGTGTCAGGTGTCTACGGCGCCGCCAACTCGACCTACCGCACGGAGGTGGATCAGTTTCTGCGCATCACGGCGCGCGCCGATGGCGCTCAGGTACCCGCGTACTTCGAGGTGGAGCGTCGCGATGGCAGTCGGGTGACCTACGGTGGTGAGGCAACCACGCGCATCGAAGTCCAGGGAACCGGTGCCGTGGGACCGGTGCGAAGCTGGCTGATCGATACGGTGGAGGACGCCTTCGGTAACCGTATCCAGTACCGCTACACCGAGGACAATGCGTCGGGTGAGGTGTATCCACGCCGCGTCGATTGGGGAGATGAGGTCATCCCCAACGGTGATGCCTCAGAGCTCCGCTACCGACTGCATTTCGTGTGGGGGGATCGGCCGACGTCAGATCGCTGGGTCGCGTACCGTGGTGGCGCGAAGAGCACCATCTCGAAGCGTCTGAGGTCGATTCGCAGCCAGTGGCACAACGGCGCCAGCTACCAGTTCACGCGTATCTACAAGCTCGCCTATGAGGCGATCACGGCAGAGGATTCCGGCCGCAGCCGCCTCGCCTCGGTGCAAGTGTGCAACGATTTCGGGGCGGACTGCATGCCCGTCACGCGCTTTCAGTGGCAGCGCGGTGCAGAGGGTTGGCCGAGTGTCGGTGCGAGTTCCCAAGGGCTCGCCAATCAGGTCGGCACCACGCGCGTCGGCGATATCAACAACGATGGTCGCCAAGATATCTTGATCGCTGGCGATGGCCCCTCGCCGACGTGGAGTGTGATGATCTCCTACGGGAGCGCCTTGATCGAGAACTCCACCTCGATCAGCGCCGTCAACGCCGCGGACTCCTACCTCATCGACTACAACGGCGACGCCGCGATGGATCTCATGGTCCCCGAGGGGACCTGGAAGGTGTATCTGGCCGACGGCAACCTGGGACTCACCCCAGTGCCGATCGATACGGGCATCGCAGCTGAGGGCCTTGCCCTCGGTGTTCGCGTCGCAGACTTCAACGGCGATGGCCTGGACGATTTGTTGTACGGCTTGGATGACGGGCTCTATCTCAGGTATCGAGATCCCGACGCCACGTTCACCGCCGCCGAGTTCATCAGCGGCCAGTTCCTGGTCGACGACACGGCCTCCTACTACACCCATTTGCGCGACGCGAGGTTGATCGATTTCGACGGTGACGGTCGGAACGATCTGATCCTGCGGACCAGCGTGCTGCCGGTGCCTGACGTGCCCACGTGGACCACGCCAGGCGGGTGCCACGACTTCACCGTTGACCTGCATTGGTCTCCGGCCCGCGGCGTGGCGTGGGATGTCGAAGTGCGTGAGCTCGGTGGCGACTGGTCGACGTTGCTTCAGGACCATCCCGACTTCTCGTACACCCACAACGCAGGCCTTGGCACCTTCGATTACCAGGTCCGGGCCAAGAACGAGATCGGCGTGGCCGGCGGCTGGAGCGTGCCGCCCCTCTCCATCTTCACGGAAGCGGACGGGTGCGGAGGCGATGGACCGCCGGTAGCCCCGGGCCCCAAGACGCCGGTGAGCGGTGACTGGACCGTGCTGCGCTACGTCGGTGAACCGAACGGGAGCGCCTTCGAGCCCATGCTCACGCTCAGTGACATCGATAACCCCTTGCCCATCGACCTGAACGGCGATGGGTTGACCGACCTCGCCTACGGACGAGCGGGTGAGTGGCATACGCGTCTGAGCACAGGCACGTCCCTCACGGCGGAGATCAACGCCGACTTCTCGAGCGCCCTGTCCGCCAACGCCTACGTCGCCGATGCGGACCGTGACGGTCGCGAGGACATCGTGTACTACGCTCGCGGCAACAACATGATCAACTTCGTGTCGCTGAGGTCCGATGGCGAGAGCCTCGCCACGCAACACGATGAGTTCAGCGTCGAGGATATCCTCAACTACGACGACCCTGGTCGCATCCGTATCTTCGACGGCAACGGCGACGGCTACCGCGACATCGCCTACTACGACTCGACGTCCTCGCAGTGGACGGTGCACACCCACACCTCCGACCCCGCAGATCTGCTCGTGCGCATCACCGACGGCTTCTCCAAACCCGGCGGCGGGGACGGGAATGAGGTGCTCATCACCTACGAACCGCTGCCTGATGTGCCGGGCTACTTCTCGGACGACGCCAGCTTCCCCTCCGAGCGCAATTACTGCGGACCGATGCGTCTTGTCACCACCGTCACGCGTAACGACGGCATCGGTGGCGACTACACCCAAACCTACTCCTACAGCGGCGGCAAGTTGAGTACGGTGGGCCGTGGGTTCTTGGGTTTTGATTTCCATCAGGTACGCGACACCCGTGATGTGCCCGACGTTTGGGCGGTCTATCGACAGGACTTTCCCTATATCGGACTACCCGTAGAGCAGGGGCTCTCGCAGAAGCTCGGCAGCAAGCGTATCGAGCGGGTACTCACCACGTACGCCAGTGTTCCGCTGGAGCACCCAGGTGGCACGAGCTACATGGTGTGGCGGCGCAAGCAGGAGACCGAACGCTACGAGGTGGGCGGTCCGCGAAACGGATTCCAGGTGACCGATACGGTCGTCGAGATCCAGGAGGCGGACATCAACACCGATCCGAATGGCTTCGGTGAGATTCGCCGAAGCACGATGACCGTCGATCCGGTCTTTGCGGGCGATGAACACACCACGGTCATCGAGACCGCGTTCCAGTCCCAATCGGATGATCCCTGCCTGTTGCCCGACCGCATCGCCATCACGCGCTCGTCGGTAGGGGTTAGCGACACCCGCGTTTCCCAAGCGATGGAGGTGAATTGGGAGACCTGCCAGGTGGTCGAGTTCCACGAGAACGTCGACAACGGACCCGAGGTGCGCAAGACGCGGTTCGAGCGGGATGCCTTTGGCAACGTCGTCCGCCAGGAGGTGTGGGGCGGCGATGGTGGCGAGCAGTCCAACGGCCCTCGCCGCGTCACGGCGATCGAGTACGACGACCACGGTCAGTTTCCTCGCAAGATCATCGATGACCCGTCGGGCGTCTCGCTCGTGCGTGAGATGGAGTGGGACTACGCGCTCGGCGTGTTGAGCAGGTTGCGCAACTACGCCGGACTGTGGACGGAACTTCGCTACGACAGTTTCGGCCGCCAGATCCATGCGATCGCTCCCGATGGCTCCTACGTCAGCACGGTCTACGACTGGTGTGGCGCTGCGAACGGCAACCCTTACGCGTGCCGGGAGTCAGGCGTCGCGTTAACCCGGCAAACGCGCTTCTCTCCAAACTTCCCTACCGGGACCCCGGAAGTGGATGTCCAAATGGTCTCCGACACCTTCGGACGGGTCGTCGGTGAGTACTCGAACCAGGGGGGTGAGCAGACCAAGTACCCAGGCGTCGTCTTCCGCTACGACGCCCGCGGCGATCTCGTGCAGCGTTCCGCGCGCACCGCGCTCAACAACACACCATCGCATTGGTTCGACGCCGAGTACGACCTGATTCGGCGCGTCGTTCGCAGCACCCGACCGGTCGACCAGTACGGCCGCCGCGCCGAGAGTACGGTGCAGTACGAGGAGGATGAGGTGCTCGTCACCGATGGGATCGGCGCTCAGCGACGGATGACGTTGGACGCGCTCGGCCGCATTCGATCGGTCACAGATCCCGATCCTCGCACGGGCCTCCTCTCGACCGCCGGCACGACCTACTACACCTACACTCCCTTCAGCGAACTCGAGTCCATCACGGACCCGCTTGGAAACACCACGCGCTTCTCCTACGACGGTCTCGGTCACAACCGCACGTTGGACGATCCAAACTCAGGCAGCTGGGTGTTCGACTACAACGTCTTCGGCCAAGTGACCCGGCAGGTCTCGCCCAACAACCACAGCGCGAGCTTCACCTACGACGACGCCGGGCGCCTGACCTACCGCGAGCATCCGGACTTCTGGACCCGCTGGCAGTACGACACGGCCGCCGGCGCAGGCGGTGGTCAGATCCATACGATCTCCTACGAACCCACACCAGGCTTGGTGGAGACGGAGACGTACGCCTACGACCCCCTCGGGCGCCAGGTATCGCTGACGAGCGCCGCCATGGGCACGGGCACGTCCTTTACCTACGACGAGTATTCGCGCCTACGGTCGATCACCTACCCATCCGCTGACGGCGAGACCCCGTACTCGGTGACCTACGCCTACGACCCGCGCGGGCGCGTGGAGCGTGTCGACGACAGCCTCGGTGTACGGGTATTCGAGATAGGTGACCGCTGGCCCTTCGACTTCAGCGGCAAACTCGGCAGCTTCTCCTTGGGCAATGGTGTGACCACCACCTTCGACTTCGACGACGTCTCGGGTGTCCAGGTCGTATCCAAGAGCACGGATCGAAACGGCGTCCTGGTCCAGCGGGAACGCGCGAATGTGTGGGACAACAACCTGAATTTGGTTGAGCGAAAAGACACGCAGTACGACGGCAGACGCAACGTCTTCGACGTTGCTGAGTATGACTATCTGGATCGCCTCGTCTCGGTGGCCACAAGGCGCGGAGGTAACGCCCTCGATACGGTCGAGATCGACTACGACGCGATCGGCAATATTCAGCGCAAGTCTGATGTGGGCACCTACGAGTACGAATCTGGCAGCCCTTCGCGACTCAGCGCTGTGGTGAGCGGTCCACGCACCTTGAGTTTCGACTACGACGACAACGGCAATGTGGTCGTGAAGGACGAGGGAGCCAACTCCCCAGTGCGCACAGGCACCAGCTGGACCTCCTTCGATCAGCCTAGTCAGATCACCCGCGATGCAGACGTGACGACGTTCGGCTACAACGCCGATCTCGAGCCACTCCAG
- a CDS encoding NHL repeat-containing protein: MERNLTTANARVLAACLLSLAATAAFAQTAPEPLFTFGGSVEDDPLLFGFPTGIAVDDETGDIYVVDRNFERARRYDENGNFILEFPCKGCLGVEVNPVTRRVYVGRVDFETVEEWTTEGEFVRSWGSAGTGDGEFNDPRNLAIDPETNDIYVFDAKNARIQVFDQNANYLRQFGEQGDDPGQFRGGSGPYSIAFDPFSRTIVATDPQVNQIHRFDLEGNVVGFWDVTRSFGRGETRWIRDVEIDINGDVMIADSDNERIQSFTSEGEVSALFRGPHDTVVGSFHPRSVAVNRVTGKRYVMAAYAHRVDVFSADNEYEFSFGGREDFGLTLSTPGFLAVLPGSGDLVVVDEKNFLMKRFTGDGEFVSQWGTSSRIAATHDRANQPIMPFDASAIAVDVEGNLYHASSFTFYSDVGRKFVQKMNPDTGTLVDTWFEPDDGNNDRTGVAVDDVNGRVFISEPRVTRVGVYDPEGNLLDSIAIEGATGLAYGEDGLYVASRDCQCIRRYTPELEFDLEIGGPGDEPGQFAFEELSQIALDPEGVLYVADSANDRLQGFDRDGTFLWAYGERGGNFGQFRTPRGIAVSPAADRLYVTDAGNERIYAFALGRRGGL, encoded by the coding sequence ATGGAACGCAACCTGACCACCGCCAACGCGCGCGTGCTGGCCGCCTGCCTGCTCAGCCTGGCAGCCACTGCAGCCTTCGCCCAAACCGCTCCCGAGCCGCTGTTCACCTTCGGCGGCTCCGTGGAGGACGATCCCCTGCTGTTCGGTTTCCCCACGGGCATCGCCGTGGACGATGAGACCGGCGACATCTACGTGGTGGACCGCAACTTCGAGCGCGCCCGGCGCTACGACGAGAACGGCAACTTCATCCTCGAGTTCCCCTGTAAGGGCTGCTTAGGGGTGGAGGTGAATCCGGTCACGCGCCGCGTGTACGTGGGCCGAGTGGACTTTGAGACCGTCGAAGAGTGGACCACCGAGGGCGAGTTCGTGCGCAGCTGGGGCAGCGCCGGCACGGGCGATGGGGAGTTCAACGACCCGCGCAACCTCGCCATCGACCCCGAGACCAACGACATCTACGTGTTCGACGCCAAGAACGCCCGCATCCAGGTGTTCGACCAGAACGCCAACTACCTGCGCCAGTTCGGCGAGCAGGGCGATGACCCCGGCCAGTTCCGCGGCGGCAGCGGCCCCTACTCGATCGCCTTCGATCCCTTTAGTCGCACGATCGTGGCCACGGATCCCCAGGTGAACCAGATCCATCGCTTCGACCTCGAGGGCAATGTGGTCGGCTTCTGGGACGTCACGCGCTCCTTCGGCCGCGGCGAGACGCGCTGGATACGCGACGTGGAGATCGACATCAACGGCGACGTCATGATCGCCGACTCGGACAACGAGCGCATCCAGTCCTTCACCTCGGAAGGCGAGGTCTCCGCGCTCTTCCGCGGCCCCCACGACACGGTGGTCGGGTCGTTCCACCCGCGCTCCGTGGCGGTGAACCGCGTGACGGGCAAGCGCTACGTCATGGCCGCCTACGCCCACCGCGTGGACGTATTCTCGGCCGACAACGAGTACGAGTTCTCCTTCGGCGGTCGCGAGGACTTCGGGCTCACGCTCAGCACCCCAGGGTTCCTCGCCGTGCTGCCTGGCAGCGGCGATCTGGTGGTGGTGGATGAGAAGAACTTCCTCATGAAGCGCTTCACCGGCGATGGGGAATTCGTCTCCCAATGGGGCACGTCCTCACGCATCGCGGCGACCCACGATCGGGCCAACCAGCCGATCATGCCCTTCGACGCCAGCGCCATCGCCGTGGACGTGGAGGGCAACCTCTACCACGCGAGTTCCTTCACCTTCTACAGCGACGTCGGCCGCAAGTTCGTGCAGAAGATGAACCCGGACACGGGCACGCTGGTGGACACCTGGTTCGAACCCGACGACGGCAACAACGACCGCACGGGCGTGGCCGTGGACGATGTGAACGGCCGCGTGTTCATCTCGGAGCCGCGGGTGACGCGCGTGGGCGTTTACGATCCCGAAGGAAACCTGCTCGATTCGATCGCCATCGAGGGCGCTACCGGCCTGGCCTACGGGGAGGATGGGCTCTACGTGGCGAGCCGTGATTGCCAGTGCATTCGGCGCTACACGCCTGAGCTCGAGTTCGACCTGGAGATCGGCGGGCCCGGGGACGAGCCGGGGCAGTTCGCCTTCGAGGAGTTGAGTCAGATCGCCCTCGATCCGGAAGGGGTGTTGTACGTGGCGGATTCGGCCAACGACCGGCTGCAGGGCTTCGATCGAGACGGCACGTTCCTGTGGGCCTACGGCGAGCGCGGCGGCAACTTCGGCCAGTTCAGGACGCCGCGGGGGATTGCGGTGAGTCCGGCGGCGGATCGGCTGTACGTGACAGATGCGGGGAATGAGCGGATCTATGCGTTCGCCTTGGGGCGGCGTGGAGGGCTTTGA
- a CDS encoding choice-of-anchor J domain-containing protein: MGRVASSGGPLAAAATGKNLFHLSALGILALAPWGGANAATPAPSTQAWQAPAAQAPSRIRPETLAAAFALAAECGDALLDEGEACDDGNRVDGDGCSSFCEVEEGFTCTLPGDPQPLDAVLDGSVELDDSPWTFGSERFGSSRCSLDTCGYTFGTGAASGEHWIWLGGAGGGPDLTFAEQSVVIPPEASELTFAFEAIRCDSDQDVVRVTLDGQELFSVDGGSPLCGTFGYSAQAVDISAFADGAAHLLRFEANTVALNTMASTFFVDDVAITSGSGEPVPSQCSPTPAECLNESFTGLGGDLAAAGWSTFSSVGANELAWQASDSAACGGNGWTGGNVTGGEGDAACVDANQGRVSNVSSWLCSPAINLRTATAPTLEFRVNAQGTPPRKSELFGVYAGNVAPSPETIDGYAQALSEELNIGAFSALPGAVRTVDLTPLAGVRTAYVCLRFAGDDEWYAQVDDVRVSAVGCGAEESDLDNDGLVNSLDNCITVPNGPDRPDAGGQVQFDADSDGFGNACDADFDNDCFVGEVDLNLMIAGFMTTTPLLDLDGSGLVDGRDISRLLRQAGRPPGPSGLATCTRAAAGGAPILMRKAED, from the coding sequence ATGGGTCGCGTCGCCTCATCAGGTGGCCCGCTAGCCGCGGCTGCCACAGGAAAGAACCTATTTCACCTCAGTGCGTTAGGGATACTCGCGCTGGCACCTTGGGGCGGCGCTAACGCCGCCACCCCAGCGCCGTCCACCCAAGCGTGGCAAGCGCCTGCGGCTCAGGCGCCGTCGCGGATTCGTCCCGAGACCCTCGCCGCCGCCTTTGCCCTCGCCGCCGAGTGCGGCGATGCACTCCTCGACGAGGGGGAAGCCTGCGACGACGGCAACCGCGTGGACGGCGACGGCTGCTCGTCCTTCTGCGAGGTGGAGGAGGGCTTCACCTGTACCCTACCGGGCGACCCGCAGCCCCTCGACGCCGTGCTCGATGGCAGCGTGGAGCTCGACGACTCGCCCTGGACCTTCGGCTCTGAGCGCTTCGGCAGCTCGCGCTGCAGCCTGGACACCTGCGGCTACACCTTCGGCACCGGCGCGGCGAGCGGCGAGCACTGGATCTGGCTCGGCGGCGCCGGCGGCGGACCGGATCTCACCTTCGCCGAGCAGTCCGTGGTGATCCCGCCCGAGGCCAGCGAACTCACCTTCGCCTTCGAGGCCATCCGCTGCGACAGCGACCAGGACGTGGTGCGCGTCACCCTCGACGGGCAGGAACTGTTCAGCGTGGACGGCGGATCACCCCTGTGCGGCACCTTCGGCTACTCCGCCCAGGCCGTCGACATCAGCGCCTTCGCGGATGGCGCCGCCCATCTGCTGCGCTTCGAAGCGAACACCGTGGCCCTCAACACGATGGCCTCGACGTTCTTCGTCGACGACGTCGCCATCACCTCCGGCAGCGGCGAGCCCGTGCCCAGCCAATGCTCGCCCACGCCCGCGGAGTGCTTGAACGAGTCCTTCACCGGTCTCGGTGGGGATCTGGCGGCGGCGGGTTGGAGCACCTTCTCGAGCGTCGGCGCCAACGAGTTGGCCTGGCAAGCCAGCGACAGCGCCGCGTGCGGCGGCAACGGCTGGACCGGTGGCAACGTCACGGGCGGCGAGGGCGATGCGGCCTGCGTCGATGCCAACCAGGGGCGCGTCAGCAACGTGAGCAGCTGGCTGTGCTCCCCGGCCATCAACCTGCGCACGGCCACCGCGCCGACCCTCGAGTTCCGCGTGAACGCGCAGGGGACTCCGCCCAGGAAGTCGGAGCTGTTCGGTGTGTACGCGGGCAATGTCGCGCCGAGCCCCGAGACCATCGACGGCTACGCGCAGGCGCTCTCGGAGGAGCTGAACATAGGGGCCTTCTCGGCCCTCCCGGGCGCGGTGCGTACCGTGGATCTCACGCCATTGGCCGGTGTGCGCACCGCCTACGTCTGCTTGCGCTTCGCCGGTGACGACGAGTGGTACGCCCAGGTGGACGACGTTCGCGTCAGCGCCGTGGGCTGCGGCGCGGAGGAGAGCGACCTGGACAACGACGGGTTGGTCAACTCCCTCGATAACTGCATCACCGTGCCGAACGGCCCCGACAGGCCCGACGCGGGCGGTCAGGTGCAGTTCGATGCCGATTCCGACGGCTTTGGCAACGCCTGCGACGCCGACTTCGACAACGACTGCTTCGTCGGCGAGGTGGACCTGAACCTGATGATCGCCGGCTTCATGACCACCACGCCCCTGCTCGATCTCGATGGCAGTGGCTTGGTGGACGGTCGCGACATCTCTCGCCTGCTACGCCAAGCGGGCCGCCCACCCGGGCCCAGTGGCCTGGCGACGTGCACCCGCGCCGCCGCTGGCGGTGCGCCCATTCTCATGCGCAAGGCGGAGGACTAG
- a CDS encoding sulfotransferase, whose product MTLEDASRWLSDWRFLALAGGLACIGLLLWRGRARRGERATEEGAGAYNSTDRFFHEFAFSGPAMLRGLARVDDTLHGSAIEAMPPPRPVFITSLARAGTTALLNAFDAIPSTAMHRYRHMPFLAAPMLWRQMNAYGNRQVARRERAHGDGLEIDLDTPEAFDEVFWQLHWPHHYDEAGIRLWGEGDFNEEASAFFDRHLRKIALIDGGGDRTARYCSKNNANIARLALLPRMFPEGEIIVPLRRPGPHAASLHRQHRNFLEQHRHDAFTKRYMRDIGHLEFGELHRPLRFPGMDAGVPHGPDHADYWLHYWIATFSAVREHATRCHFVLQDDLRAAPESTMGALCEAIALPLAGTAVRQYFRDTPDAEPVDPFDPALKAQADALYEQLASFSILKSA is encoded by the coding sequence ATGACCCTCGAGGATGCTTCGCGCTGGCTCTCGGACTGGCGCTTCCTGGCGCTGGCCGGGGGGCTCGCGTGCATCGGGCTGCTCCTGTGGCGAGGCCGAGCTCGCCGCGGGGAGCGCGCCACCGAAGAGGGCGCAGGTGCCTACAACTCAACGGATCGGTTCTTCCACGAATTCGCCTTCTCGGGGCCGGCGATGCTCCGCGGCCTCGCCCGCGTCGACGACACCCTCCACGGCAGCGCGATCGAGGCCATGCCGCCACCGCGCCCCGTGTTCATTACCTCCCTGGCGCGCGCGGGCACTACGGCCCTGCTGAACGCCTTCGACGCCATCCCCAGTACGGCGATGCACCGCTACCGCCACATGCCCTTCCTCGCAGCGCCGATGCTGTGGCGGCAGATGAACGCCTATGGAAATCGCCAGGTGGCACGCCGCGAGCGGGCCCACGGCGACGGTCTGGAGATCGACCTCGACACGCCCGAGGCCTTCGACGAAGTGTTCTGGCAACTCCACTGGCCCCACCACTACGACGAGGCGGGCATTCGCCTGTGGGGTGAAGGCGACTTCAACGAGGAGGCGAGCGCTTTCTTCGATCGTCACCTGCGCAAGATCGCGCTGATCGACGGCGGGGGCGATCGCACAGCCCGCTACTGCTCCAAGAACAACGCCAACATCGCCCGCCTCGCCCTGCTGCCGCGTATGTTCCCCGAGGGCGAGATCATCGTGCCCCTGCGCCGGCCGGGGCCCCACGCCGCTTCCCTCCATCGCCAGCATCGCAACTTCCTCGAACAGCACCGACACGATGCGTTCACCAAGCGGTACATGCGCGATATCGGGCACCTCGAGTTCGGCGAGTTGCATCGCCCCCTGCGCTTCCCGGGCATGGACGCCGGCGTGCCGCACGGGCCGGACCACGCCGACTATTGGCTGCACTACTGGATCGCCACCTTCAGCGCCGTGCGCGAGCATGCAACGCGCTGCCACTTCGTGTTGCAGGACGACCTGCGAGCGGCGCCTGAGTCGACGATGGGTGCCTTGTGTGAGGCGATTGCGTTGCCGCTCGCCGGCACGGCCGTGCGCCAGTACTTTCGCGACACCCCGGATGCGGAGCCCGTCGATCCCTTCGACCCCGCCCTCAAGGCTCAGGCCGACGCACTCTACGAGCAACTCGCGTCCTTCAGCATTTTGAAGAGCGCCTAG
- a CDS encoding NAD(P)H-binding protein — MLEDVQGTSAAKVRVLLAGASGYIGARVAKTLSADGHEVLALFRDTSAPARVAPGVTVCQADPLDPQALQTALAGQRVDAVISCIASRNGAPKDAWAVDHDANVNLLTAAKAAGAQHFVLLSAICVQKPRLAFQHAKLAFEATLRESGMRYSIVRPTAYFKSLAGQVARVQAGKPFLVFGHGTETSCKPIGEQDLARYLVDCLTLPERANRVLPIGGPGPAITPREQGALLCELAGQPVQVRSVSPKLFDAVLAVLGPLSRVIPPLAAKAEFARIGRYYATESMLHWDAAREVYDAEQTPSTGAQTLRDFYTRVLTEGLEDQALGEHKLF, encoded by the coding sequence ATGCTTGAGGACGTTCAGGGAACGAGCGCTGCCAAGGTGCGGGTGCTGCTGGCCGGCGCAAGCGGCTACATCGGCGCCCGCGTTGCCAAGACCTTGAGCGCGGACGGCCACGAGGTGCTCGCGCTTTTTCGGGACACCTCAGCGCCCGCGCGCGTCGCGCCGGGTGTCACCGTCTGCCAGGCAGACCCCCTCGACCCGCAAGCGTTGCAGACGGCCCTGGCCGGCCAGCGGGTAGATGCCGTGATCTCCTGCATCGCCTCGCGCAACGGGGCCCCCAAAGACGCCTGGGCCGTGGACCACGACGCCAACGTCAACCTGCTCACCGCAGCCAAGGCCGCCGGCGCCCAGCACTTCGTCCTGCTCTCCGCCATCTGTGTGCAAAAGCCGCGCTTGGCCTTCCAACACGCCAAGCTCGCCTTCGAGGCGACCCTGCGCGAGAGCGGCATGCGTTACTCCATCGTGCGGCCGACCGCCTACTTCAAGTCCCTCGCCGGGCAGGTCGCGCGGGTGCAGGCCGGCAAGCCGTTCCTGGTGTTTGGACATGGCACCGAAACGTCCTGTAAGCCCATCGGTGAGCAAGACCTCGCACGCTATCTGGTCGATTGCCTGACGCTGCCCGAGCGCGCGAATCGCGTGTTGCCCATCGGCGGACCGGGGCCGGCGATCACGCCCCGCGAGCAGGGCGCTCTGCTGTGCGAACTTGCAGGGCAGCCCGTGCAGGTTCGCAGCGTGTCGCCGAAGTTGTTCGATGCGGTGCTCGCCGTGCTCGGCCCCCTGTCGCGGGTGATCCCGCCGCTGGCGGCGAAGGCCGAGTTCGCGCGTATCGGCCGCTACTACGCCACCGAGTCCATGCTCCATTGGGACGCCGCGCGCGAGGTCTACGATGCCGAGCAGACCCCCAGTACGGGGGCGCAGACCCTGCGCGACTTCTACACCCGGGTGCTCACCGAGGGCCTCGAGGATCAGGCCCTGGGCGAGCACAAGCTCTTTTAA